The Coffea arabica cultivar ET-39 chromosome 3c, Coffea Arabica ET-39 HiFi, whole genome shotgun sequence genome contains a region encoding:
- the LOC140037651 gene encoding actin-related protein 2/3 complex subunit 4-like isoform X2, translated as MAANMLRLYLTCIRNTLEAAMCLQNFPCQEVERHNKPEVELKTSPELLLNSVVICRNEAEKCLIETSINSLRISLKVKQAYELENILTKKFLRFLSMRAEAFQVLRRKPVQGYDISFLITNYHCEEMQKQRLIDFIVQFMEDIDKEISELKLSVNTRGRLVATEFLKQFI; from the exons ATGGCG GCAAACATGTTAAGGTTGTATCTGACTTGCATAAGGAACACTCTTGAAGCTGCCATGTGTCTACAA AACTTCCCTTGTCAAGAAGTTGAAAGACATAACAAACCTGAAGTTGAACTGAA GACTAGCCCAGAACTTCTGCTTAATTCT GTTGTAATATGTAGAAATGAGGCTGAAAAGTGCTTGATAGAAACATCAATTAATTCTCTACGTATAAGCCTTAAG GTGAAGCAAGCATATGAACTTGAAAACATTTTGACAAAGAAATTCCTTAGATTTTTGTCAATGAGAGCAGAGGCATTTCAGGTACTAAGGAGGAAGCCTGTGCAG GGCTACGACATAAGTTTCCTCATCACAAATTATCACTGTGAGGAGATGCAAAAACAGAGACTCATAGATTTTATTGTTCAGTTCATGGAG GATATTGATAAAGAGATTAGTGAACTGAAATTGTCTGTGAACACACGAGGAAGGCTTGTGGCTACAGAATTTCTGAAGCAATTTATCTGA
- the LOC140037651 gene encoding actin-related protein 2/3 complex subunit 4-like isoform X1, whose amino-acid sequence MNCGFYIFLEILQANMLRLYLTCIRNTLEAAMCLQNFPCQEVERHNKPEVELKTSPELLLNSVVICRNEAEKCLIETSINSLRISLKVKQAYELENILTKKFLRFLSMRAEAFQVLRRKPVQGYDISFLITNYHCEEMQKQRLIDFIVQFMEDIDKEISELKLSVNTRGRLVATEFLKQFI is encoded by the exons ATGAACTGtggtttttacatttttttggaAATCCTTCAGGCAAACATGTTAAGGTTGTATCTGACTTGCATAAGGAACACTCTTGAAGCTGCCATGTGTCTACAA AACTTCCCTTGTCAAGAAGTTGAAAGACATAACAAACCTGAAGTTGAACTGAA GACTAGCCCAGAACTTCTGCTTAATTCT GTTGTAATATGTAGAAATGAGGCTGAAAAGTGCTTGATAGAAACATCAATTAATTCTCTACGTATAAGCCTTAAG GTGAAGCAAGCATATGAACTTGAAAACATTTTGACAAAGAAATTCCTTAGATTTTTGTCAATGAGAGCAGAGGCATTTCAGGTACTAAGGAGGAAGCCTGTGCAG GGCTACGACATAAGTTTCCTCATCACAAATTATCACTGTGAGGAGATGCAAAAACAGAGACTCATAGATTTTATTGTTCAGTTCATGGAG GATATTGATAAAGAGATTAGTGAACTGAAATTGTCTGTGAACACACGAGGAAGGCTTGTGGCTACAGAATTTCTGAAGCAATTTATCTGA